The sequence GAAGTTGGAGTTCCAAAGCACGTCGGAAACTTAAGCGTGTTGTATGTCAATGCAAACCTCCCCCAAGCACTTCTTGAGAGTAAAAATTTATGCGACATAGTAGAGGCAAAGAAGGAGACTCTTGCGACAGTTCTAGGCTTTAAACTTGCTCCACTTATAGAGCAAGCAAAGAAAACACTAGCTGATGGCCTCTATATGGCCGGGCAGGTAGAGGTTGCTACAGTAGTTGGCTCAATGCCACTATTTCCAGTTTACGCCCCATTCTCAGGTAAGCTTGAGGTAAGAGAAGCACATCCGATATTAAGTGGTCTGCTGACCGAGTTCAAAATTAAAATCCCAAGTGCTTATGAAAAAATTGGACAGAATGGTTATACACTCTTCGGATGGCAATTTGTCTTACCATCCGAGATCCTCTACAGGAGCAGGGAGAGATGGAGAAGCATTAAGAGTGAGAGCCAAGAATTCCTAAACAAACTCTCGGAATACCAAAAGAGAATTATTGGAAAGTCATCATTAAAATATCAAGAAAGAGCATTGAATGGAGAGCTCATAGATTCGATCTCAAAACTCCAGTTCGGAGAAAAAGACTTCACTATTGAAATCTTAGGGAACAAGAAAACGATTCCAGCACCAAAAGAGATTCTTGAAAAGGGAAGAATACTCAAACTCGCAGGAGAGCTTGGTCTAGCGAGAGCAGTAGCTGTTTCTGATGATGGTAGAGCAGGGATTGTAGTGAGAGACGAACCCTATTTAGAATGTGGCATTAGAACTGTATATTTCAGTTTTGAGGTGGAAGCAGGGGAGGATGAGAATTCGCATAAATTACTGAAGAATGCAGTGGAATGGGCAAGCAGTTTTGAGTATAAACCAGCTTTAAGAAGTGTCGTCATACTTGCTAATGATATAGACTGGCAACTTAAAGGAAAAACACTTGCAGAATCTCTCCAAAAGGTAGGATTTCAAGTTATTCATGTTTATGCAAAAGATTTCGACAAGTATAAAACTGAGCGACTTATCATAATACTCGGAGGTCCAAAAGCTTATGATGGAGTTGGTGAGGTGGTTCAGGAGGTTCTAGATGAAAAAGAACAAGAATTTGTAATTGAAGGAAAGCAAAGAATATTTGTAAAAGCAAACGTTTGGACAAAACCTCAACTCGTTATTGTAATTGCGGGGGAGGATAGATATCTGACAGCGGGAAAAATCATCGAATACCTAGATTCATTAGATATAGATTACTATCAACTTTTATATCAACTCCTTAATATTCCCCAAATAGGAACTAGCGGAGGCGAGAATATTATCTCAAACCAGACAATGGGAAAGAGTAGAACAATCAAAGTTCTCATAGATGCATCACATAATCAATATTTCAATGATCAGAGGCTTACTGGGCTTATAAACAAGATAAAAGAAGAGCTCGGATGGTCAGTTGATGTGAACTATCAACCGATAACATCTAGCGTACTCTCCAACTACAATGTGCTAATTATACCTAATCCGAAATCTGATATTTCTAATGAGGAAGCTCAAGCAATTAAGGAATGGATCAAGAACGGAGGTGGTCTCCTGATTGCGGGGGACTGGTACAAGTATGTCTACTACCGAAGTCTTAATAAGGTAACTGAGGAGTTTGGAATTAAGTTTAATGATGATGAGCTCATAGATGACGAACACAACACTGGAGAATCTTATTATCCACTTATTGGCGAATTTAACCTCGAACACCCCACAACAAGATTTCTTAGTGAGGATCATCAACTCTATTACTGCGGTGATACTTTAGATATAAGTGGAAGTGCAGTGTGGTTAATAAGAGGTTATGAGAGCTCGTATGCAGTCTCTGATGCGGGAGTTGTCAGCAAAGGAAAGGGTTCTAAGCCAATAGTTGCAGCTGCAGTGGAAGTTGGCAATGGCAGAGTAGTGGCTTATGGTTCCAGTATGGCACTCAGTGATGAACAGAATGGAGCTTATATCAAGACAAATTGGCCATTTATTAAAGGAGTTCTCCTGTGGTTAGCTAAGAAATCTTGATTTTCCTTTTTATACTCTCTACTCCATCGGAGGGGTAAAAATGGAGAAAATGAAATTGACTTGTGGTCTGGTTGTTGTGTTATTGTTGAGTGTTGCCTTTGCTGGGTGTACACAAAAAGGAACTTCCTTAAATACCTCATCAACAACTACTACACAAATATTAGAAAAGCCAGAAATAAAACTCATAAAGCATAAATGGAGAGAAATAACCCATTCAACAACTGAAATAATTACCGAAATCACAATCTACAACCCTAATGCAGTCCCAATTCCAATAGAGAATGCCCTAGTAGAAGTTTACATGAATGACATAAAACTGGGTGCAGGTTCTTCAACAATTGGAGAGATTAAAGCAAAGTCAGAATCAACAATAGTTATTTCAACAAAGTTTGACAACAGTAAAATTCCTGAATGGTGGGTTTCCCATATAAAGAATGGAGAGAAATCAATAATGAGGATTAAGGGGTTCTTGACCTTTAATCTGAAAGTTACAAAAGTTCAGTTCCCAATTGAGTTTTCAAGTCCACTAAAGACTAGCATACTAGCGGGATTGAATTCGGATACTCCGCAAAAAGTTAGTATTGGTCCGATTACCCTTACAATCGAGTCAATAAAGTCGCATTGGGGAGATGTTACTGCTGATTATACGGAAATCATAACATTAGCCACAATCTACAACGACAATTTGATACCAGTGCCAATAACAAAACTTCGCTATTTAGTTGAGATGAATGGGATTAAGATTGCCGAAGGTTCGAGTAATGTTGCAACCATTATACAGCCAAAGTCTGATGCAACGCTTACATTTGTTACTAAATTGGACAACAGAATGCTTGATGAGTGGTGGGTTAGCCACATAAAGAATGGTGAAAGAACTAAGGTTAGGGTAATTTTGCAACCAGTTATTGAAGTTGGTGGCAGAGAGTTAGTCTTTACTTTGGCTGAAAGCGAATCAGAATTCACTACTAACTTGCTCGGAGGTTAAATCTTTTATTTTTTGTTTAATTTTTTGAATAGGAGACACTCCCATGAATTGCTAACATGCTCTTGCCAAGTCTAGGAAAAGTGTTAAGATTCCAAAAGCTGGAAGTGATAACTATGTTCCCTCTGATGAGGAAGTGTTAAATGCATACAGAAAAATTAAGAAAGAAGAAACTAAGATGATATTCAAACTTTTGGCGTTTTCTGAAATAAGGATAGTAGAAGCATCTGCCCTTGTATCTAATTTTGAGGACTCTAATTTATTGAATGATAAATAATAATTAAAATAACAACATTGCCAATATCCTCATCAATGCTCAGGGGAACTAAGAACGTCTACTATGCATACATGCCTAGAATTTTGATTTAGAGTCAAAGAGGATTGACTTGACTAGCAAGGCAATAATAAACAGAATTTGTGCTTTTAGCATGCGATACTGTTAGGATAACTGGGGTATCACCTCCTGAAGCCATTCAGCAAAATCACCAGGCGGACCACCAAACCTAGAATGAATTCTGACAAAATTGTACCAGAAGGCAAACAGAAAAACAAACCTATGAACCCTCCTCCAGTCCTCACTCCTGAAATTATTCCAAAAACGCTTTGTTCTTTCCTTCAACGTCCTAAACCAGCGCTCAACACTGTTCCTCGGCCCGAAAGTCACATGCAGATAACCCAACCCCAGACTCTTAAACGCTGACTTATACCAGCTCGCCCTGTCAACCAGAAAAACAGGCTGCCCTTCACAGGACTTCAAAACAACCAAAATGAAATCCCTGGCAACCCACCAGTTTCTAACAGTTGTAATCCAGACTGCCAAAACCTCCTTGCTCTCAACGTCAATTGCAGCCCAGAGGTATCTTTTCTTCCCGTTGATTTTTATTACTGTTTCGTCAACTGCGATGAAGTTTCGCTGTTTTTTGACTGCGAGGATTTTTGGCTTGTAAACTGCTTCTGCGAGTTTTTGGACTGCCTCCCAGACTGTTACGTGACTGATTCTGAGGATTCTGGCGATTTGCCGGTAACTGAGGCCTTGCAGGTATAGTTCTACTCCCCTGATTTTCTTTTCTGGTGGGATTTTGTTGCGACGAAAGGGTTTTAAGGCTGAGACTACCCAGTAAATAATGGTTTCAGACTTCATGTTCCCCCTTCTTTTTCTGAAGTACTGCCAGTAACTTAAACCTGACACCCCACAGCTTATCCTAACAGTATCTTTAGCATGCCGGGAAAGTACTTAAGAGAGTGGAACTACAACTTCTTGATTCTTAACTGAGTTCCAGAGCCCGTTGCAGATTTCATTCAAGGAAGGGCTCCAATAACTGTTGGTTCAATGCATTATTTAGCCAAAGTTAAGCAAGCGGATGAGTAGTATTCGAGAATTGCAAACAAGTTACTGAGGATTTTTGACTAAAATTTTCTAATATTTTTGGAGTTTATAACTCTGCTCTCTCGATTTTTGTAACTCTTGCTTTGGTAAGTCTTCTTATCTTTCTTAAACTCTTCAAGATTCCCAAACTTATGCGAAGATGACTAAGTAACCCTCTTGATGGATATATAGTAGTAAAGATGGGGGAAGATCGGAGAACTATTCGAAACTCAGTTCTGAACATGGATTTAGCTCTCAACAATTAGCAAGAAAGGAGCACTAATACAATCACCGTAAAGGTGTTAATCAGAAAATTTTTATTAGAAAAACATAGAAAAATATTAAGGAAAACAGGTAGTATGAATAGGTGAGAGATGTTTTTCTTTTGTTTTTTCAAAAGATTTTGAAAGTTAATGAGGTGATGGATTGTAGAAGGGTGGTAACTATGAGAAAGGATCCACTTTCCGGAATTGGAGATAGTCTTGAGGATGTTATTGGGGGAGTCTTAATCTCAATATTCGTTGGAATTTGGGGTATGGTAGTTACAATTCTTGTCAACGTTGCTATTCAGCTGAATGTTCTAGAGGCTGCATCTTGGACTTTGCAAACGTGGGGTTTGTTTCTCTTGGTAATTAGCGCATTAGATATTGTTGGAGTTTTTGCTCTTGGAATGATAGGTCTCTTTGCATCTGTGGCTTATGTACTTGGTAGGATATTTGGTTACGGTCTTCTATATTGGTGTTTTTCGCTAATACACCAAATTATGCCTTCGATTCCTGTTCTCCAATTACCTACTGCATCAGTACTACTGAACATTTTCATTCTTCTTTTGTTGTTAATAGTTAGGATCGGTATGAGTGAGAACCAAGAAGTTTTCAGGTGGTGAGTATGACTATCCCTTCTTCTATTTTTGTTCAAATCAAAATGCCGTGGACATGTCGTAGTGGTAAGGAGATTTCCGTAACAATTCAGATCGAAAACCATGACAGTACTTTGTATCCTCTAGGGGAAAATGAGTATCTTATGATTGAAGCAAGAGTTGAAAAATACTCTAAATTTAACACTGCTTTCTCAGAACCCTTCAAACTTGCCCCTTATGAGTCTAAGAGAATAAAGTTTCATTTTAGGCTCCTAGAATCTGGCCAATATAGATGAGTTAATACTTTTGGCAGATCCAATCAGATCCAATTAGTGCTATCATCGCAGCTATTCTCTCTAATCTTGCAACTAAGATAATAAAGGGATAGAGAGGCATTTGAGCAAAGGTAAAAAAATTCAGCCAGTTGTGACCGTGTAGGGAAGTAAAATTAGAACACTAAACAAGCATAATATTTACGTACGGAAAATATTTAAGGGATAACATCGTAATTTGTATGGTGATATATATGGCGCTTGAAGATTATTTAATGCCAAATGAGGAAATTAGGTTTCAAAGCAATACTTATGTGGGTTATGGAGATAAGTTGTATCAAGTGATACTTACCGACAAGCGGTTGATCCTCTATGCCAAGAGAGGTCTTCTCTTTAAGAGTGATGATGTAGTGTCGTGGAAATTAGAGGAAATTCAAGGATTAAAATATAATGAACAAGGTATCATTGGGAAGAAGGGATCATAGAAATCCATGGTAAAACAAAAGTTCAACTCTATGGTTCTGCAAAGGAAATGAAGGCACTATATCAACAACTCATGGAATTCTGGTGAATACAGACAGAGAATATTTGGGAGAGGAGGAACAATGCGAACTAGTGAATTGTTTTATATTTTTGAAAAGTTACCTCCTCGTTTTGTTTTGGACGGATACTGGAATATTTTTCTTGCAATTCGAATGGATCTTTTCAAACAAGAAGAGGAGAAAAAACATGAACTTCTTGAAAAGTTGTTGTCCCTCTCAGGCCTCTCATTAGATGCATTGAAAGTAATCTTAGATGATGTACTTACACTTCTTGTAGAAGAAAATCTAATGGTTCAATCCCAATTTGAAAGTCATGTAGAAGTAGAGTTTGAGCTTGAGGAAATTTATAACGTACTCAGGAAAAGCGTTAGGAATTCAACCCGTAGGATGGTAGCGTGGGCGATATGGAGACTTTGGACACGTAAAAGTAAAATTACAATGGAGGATATACTTCGAGAGGTTTCATATCCAGACGAAGTGTATGAAGTTATACTCAAAAACAGCCTTTCTTCGAAATACCCAATTAGGCAATCAAAGGAGTTTCTGCTAAGTGATGCTTGTGAGAGAGTAAAAAGGATCCAAATGATGTATCCCGAAGAGAAAAATCCACATGAAATCATTCAGAGGATCCGTCAAATTGAGGCTGAGGAAGTTTCCAAGGTTCTGGAAAGAATTGGTATTACAGATAATTTTCTGAAAATGAAAATATAGAAAATGTTAAACAAATTTTATATGAATGTTCCAAAGATATGTGGCCTTTCTTTGGAACCATCGTTGTCAAGCCCAATCCCTATTTCAAGCTATTTCGAGGCCAATCTTCAACACTCTATGTTGACTTTCCAAATGAAGCAATCGAATACGTAATTGAGAGGTTAGGATATATTAGTGAAACATCCAAAACAAAAGAAGAATTTTACGAAAGGGCAAAAATGTTCATAAACGCAGTAAATGACATACTGAATAAAGAAGGCATCCCATGGTTGAGATTTTCGGTACAAACAAATTTATGAAAAAGCCTTACGGTTTAAAAATCTTGATAAAGTGGGATAAATTTATGGATTATGTAGAGGAGTTCTCCAGTGGAAGTACTCCAATTTGGGAAAAATACAATTATGTCTCTTCAAGCCGTTTGCCAACTATTGAAATACTTTTGCATAGGAATCAGGAGAAACGCCAAAGAGATATGGAGAGAGTTCAGAGGACTGTTAAGAATCTATGCAAGCACGATCTAGAAGCTATTGACAATAGCTTAAATGGAATACTAGAAATAATTGAAACAACGCGAGAGAAACTCTGAAGACTCTCGAACAGGAGGAAAATCCCTCTTGCCATGCCAGCATACATGATTGAGGCGAGAGTGATTATAGAAACAATTCGTCAGATGGTAAAGAGTGGCCTATTTCCAAGTTGCTATAGGGAGTTTCGTAAGTTCTTAGAGGACTTTAGTTGGGCTTTTTTCGGCGATTACCTTCTACTCAAGGCTTACAGAAGGTATGGTCTTCCTTCTCCTAGTTATGCCTTATTAGTCTCAAAAGAATGGTACGAATGGAGGGACAATAAAAAGCTCATGCTTAACTTGGTAAATGCTAGAAAGATAGTAAATGAACTTTATAATAGACTCAAAGAAAAGTATCCAAATCTTCCTGGAAAGGACAAATTCTGGAGTATCGTTATATCAGAGGTAACATTCCCATCATTTGTCTTTCTCTTTGGTAAAGAGATATGTGGTGAGAGTCTCCCGAGAGAAGTTCCACGCTATCTCCTCCATGCACAGATAACGCCCTATGCTACTAAGGATTTTGAGCATATTGGAGAAGTTCTCAACCTGCCTAACCCTGATACATTTGGAAAAGATGTCATAGAGGCTATAGGTAGAATGAGAAACGGGGCTAATAAGAATTCAGCATTTATTATCCCACCGTATCCTGCCAATGATTTGGTGATGATCCTCGTTGAGAAATGGTCCGGGGTTAAAGGATTAAAAGCTAAATATGACGAGTACAGCACTTTCGTCCATTCTTATCCAGAGTCATGGCTAGTATTTCCATTTTCCTCTGTCATTGAGGTTAAAGTCTTCAAGAAGGAAATTATGGAGATTGAAAACATAATCAAAGAACTCTGGAGAGCTTATTTGAATATCCTCAAAGCCAAATCTAAACACTCCTCCAAAAAGAAAGCGTGAAATTTCGCTAGTGGTTCGATAAGTTCTTGGCTCATTGACTCACCCCTCTTTCTTGGGTAGGAATGAGAGGAGGTTAACTTTTGGAAGTTCTGAGGGTTTAGTTGATTTTGTCTTGAATCCTCTTTTGATTGGAGAGAATAGGGCTTTTAATAGCTCCCCCTCCCTGTATTCTTTGAGCATCTGTTTTTGCTCGGCGTATGGTTGGATTTCTTGATTTTCTAAGAAGTACTCAGCTTGATTTATGAGTTCCACATTAATTCTTAGTGTGTTGAGCATAATGTTATACTCCTTTATTAATAAAATCTCTTGGAGCGTTGGGTCATTTATTAGCTTAGGATGAAGATAATAGTAGGTATCGGGATCAAAGAGTCTTGCTTTGTATTCTAAGAGTTCTCCTGGCTTTTCGGGTTTTGGAAGGTTGTCTCCAGGCACTCCTTTTCCTTTGTTGCCTCCTACGAAGTTAGCTCCAGTTAGGGTTGTCACGGGGTCGGTTCCAGGGGTTAACGTTAGTTGGGGACTTGATTCGAATTCTCTGTTGAGATTGGTTGTGTAGACAACGATATCTTCTAATCTCTCGTTTTCTCTAAAGACCTCAAGGAACTGGCGGATTTTTCCTATGTTTTGGGGTGAGGGCAATCCACTTTCAAAATCTATCCAGATGTTGAAGTATTCTTTTTTGAGATAGTGCTCCGCGAGTTTTGCAAGGTCCCTCATTCCGAATTTGAGGGAAACCGGGACGAATATAGGTTTGTTGTTTTTACTGTCAAGTTTTTCAACGCTCCAGTCAACGTATTTGATATAGTCATCCAAATTAGCTATTTTTATGGGTCTGTATTTTACTTTTCCAGTTTCAGGATCTTTTTTGACAGGAATGCTCTTTTTGACTTTTATATTGGGAACTAAGAGGGCTATTGATGAGTATGCGTAATAATATGAGAGGAATCCCGAAAGATCCTTTAGACCGTCCAAAATTTGTGGCCGGAGTGGGTTGAAGCTTAGGGTATATGTTAAGATTAGCGGAGAGGCCCATCTCTTGTATTTAAAAAGACGAGTTATGTTTCCATTTTCAGTTTCATCGAGTATGGCGTTAACTGTACTTTCTTGGAGTGTTGAAGAGACCTCATAAAAGAGCGTGTATTTCTCAAGACCTCTTTTTTGTTCTTCATAAGTTTTGAGGGTTATGTTGTTCACATTTAGGACTTTGATAGGTCTCTCTATCTTAATGCCTCCTAATGTAAATCGTTTAATGTTAAATTCAGAGTTTTTGTCAAGGATTGATTCTTTAATGTTAAGAGCAGTTGTCATATGTTACACCTCTAATTTCTTTGAGTGCATTGTCTATAATGTTGGAAGTAACTCTAAATTTAGATTTCCTAATTTTCTCTAAAATACTTATTGCTTCTTCCCGAGTGTATATTGCGTATGGATAATAGCATAATTTTATAAATCCAATTGTCCCGGTCATTTTTGATTTTAGACCGGATAATTTTTTCTCTATAATCTCCCGGGGACCATCTTCATCAAGGATTAAAATGAATTCTCTCCCCATGAGATAGTATACAATAGCAATGCCAATAACTTCATGTTCTCCCTTTTTAATTTCCTCAATTCCTAGAAATGGACGCACTATTTCTCCATAATTAAAGGGTAAGGGATTTTCTTGAACCTTTGATAGATCGGGTTTAATGAAATGATAGTTAGGGGATTTTTCTATTTCACTCATCACTATAGGTCCGATGACAAATTTAAATTTCCCACTGCAGATTATCTTTTTGAGGCCTTCTGGATAACTTATATCATCTAAGAAACAGATGTAGAATGTTGAATCGCTTATAACCTTTGTATCTATCATGGTTTTGCCTCCAAAATCTCTTGGTATTTGCTCTTGCTAATTATTCCCTTTCTGTATAATTCATATGCAAGCCGTTTTCTGCGGGAGGGCGCCATTAGAGACGTATAAACTGAAGAGTATTTAGTCCAGTCCTTGAAGGTTGAGTAGATTAATAAGAGAAGCTCTTCAACACTCAATGAATCGTACATTAATCTAATGGCTTTTGCTATGGCTAAAAACTCCTTGAAAGATTCCTCATGTGAATACTCTTCAGTGAGCTTTCTGAAAACAGCTCTGCCTTCAGAAGTTAAAGATATCTTAGTAATCATTCGTTTCACTAATGGAAGATCTTCAACATAGAACTCAAATGCTTCAGGATAGTATACCGGGTTCTTCAAGGCTTCATTTAGGTCTGGAGAATATGGGCCATACATATGCTTCTCGAACTTAATGATTTTTGATAAATCGGGAGCAACATTACGAAGGATGAAGAATTCTTTATGCAAATGTAGATTAGTGGGGATAGGGGTATCTACTACTCCAATGAGGAGGATCAGGTATTGTTCTACTAACAATTCCCGCTGTTCAGGAGTTAGTTCATCCCATACCATTAATTGAACCTCCGTCTATCTGTGCATGAAATTTCGCTAGTGGTTCAATGACTTCCTGCCCAACCATCAGAGCCTGCCTCCTCCCGTGGAACTGATTTCACTATTGTGATACGATATCATAACTTTGTGTTAATTATTTATAGGGTTTGCCTTTAAGGGAACTTAGTTAAGAACCAAGGTCTCTTTGAGAGCTTCTCAACAATGTCCCTTATCTCTTGTACATAATAAAAATCTGTAATATGTTTGATTTTTTCAAAAATATCTTTTATTACTTCAATAATATCTTCTTTTGCCTTTTCTACATCTTCCGTGAGATAGTCAATGACCGCTTGAGAGGGCTTGTTGAAGTTTATTTGAAGTGAACCTATTGAAGTGTCTACTTCTCCTTCTGTGATATTTATATAATAATCCGCGAGTTCTCTAAGGGTTTTATATGATTTGAGTGTTTTAGCTACTTGTTGCGCTTCGTATTTAAGGTTTTTGAGATTATATTTTTTAAATAACCTTTCCAAGTCCTCAAAGAATCTAATTATTTTTGAGTGGTGACTGAAAATCTCATCTATTCCCTCTGGTGTTATGCCTATCTTGTCGAGTTCTTGAAGGATGTCGAAATCACTCTTTATTAGGTTTATTAGGATAGGTTTCACTTCATGGTAGAGATAGTAGTAACTTCTGTTTGCCATAGTCCTGTACACTATCTCAGGATAATCTTGTCTAGTTTGAAATGATTTAGAAAAGCCTGAATTAGGATTCTGGCAGAGATTACGAAGTTCTTTAGAAAACTCAAGAAAAGCTTTGGGCTCCATGGCTAACCCTCTTCAATCGAATGACGGTAGAATTTGGACAATTTCAGCAAGTTCGGGATCTTTCTCTTGGAGCTTTTTATAGATTTCTTTTATGGTTCTATATGGATGTCTCTCAACTTTGATGAACACAAGGATTTCTTCTTTTCCATCTTCCGGGCTATGGTATTTGGCAACCCTTATTAAGGGTACTCTTCTAAATTCTTCTTTTAAAAATGTCTCTATATGCTTTTTAATTTCCAGTACTGAAAATGGTCTGAAAGAAATCGGTACTCTCATTCTAGATTGTTGTGTTTGAAATGAGGGGCTGATCAACTTTAATTTTGAAGATTTGTCGGCAGTACTAGGCTCCTTTAGGTAATATTTTGGCTGAAAACGGATATAATCTTGAGAAATAGGCAACACCTGGTACTTGGATGGATGCCAGTTAGTTTGATTATCAGATGGCATTGGAAAATCTTCAGTATATCTTTCCATTACCAATCACCCCATTCAACTCAAAATTTAAGCCTTCGTGCTTATCCTTATTTCTTCGTTTCTTCTTCTAGAATAATAGGGCCAAATTTTTCCTCATACTTAGCAATATTCTCCTTTAATGCGTTGAGAAGTCTCTTAGCCACTTTGGGAGTCATGTATATCCTGACGTCAGATATTAACATTCCTTTGTGACCTAAAATCTTTCCACTATTCTTTTCAGCATAAGCAGATAATTCTGGTCTGAGAAACTCTATAATGAACAACTCATCGGGTGTATGATTAATCACCACACTTGTAACAAAACGTTCTACAAAGTTGGGAGCTTTAGGAATCTCCACTTCATTACTCTTCTTTTCAACATTTGGATCTTCCATTGTTATCACCAAAGCAATTCTGTTAACCTATTATACCCAAACTGAGTTATTGTATTAGGCAATTAGTTAATCATAAAACGTATACGTGTTATTTTATGTGGGTGGCAACTTATAAGGTTTTTGATAACCATTAGTTACTATAAAAACTTCACTCAACAATTACCATTTCGGTTAAAAATGGCTTGAATTTTGTAATACAAAATTATGTTCATGCGAAAGGGGCTTGCTCTTGCTGCAAAGTATAGTTTACTCTTTTCTCCTTCCTTCTTTCAGAGTTAATTATTTTTGTATTTATATAATCCAATGAAAAAGGACTTGCCAGATATATGTATAAAACAGTTTTGTTGCTCTGAACGATACTGTTAGGATAACTGGGGCATCACCTCCTGAAGCCATTCAGCAAAATCACCAGGCGGACCACCAAACCTAGAATGAATTCTGACAAAATTNTACCAGAAGGCAAACAGAAAAACAAACCTATGAACNCTCNTCCAGTCCTCACTCCTGAAATTATTCCAGAAACGCTTTGTTCTTTCCTTAACAGTCCTAAACCACCGCTCAGTATATCCTAATAGTATTTAAGCCAAAAAATAATAGAACTCAAACGATGAGGAGTGAAGTTAAACTCGTTAGGGGGTTGAATGCTCATGAGCAAGTTGATTGCTTTGCTTGTTAATGAACCTAATGTTTTGCTGAAAAAGTTCGATTTTAACTTGGGGAATATTTTAAGCGCTGTGAAAGGTTTAGGTAGGATTATCGTTGGTAAAGTTGTTCTCAATCATAACGCTCCTCTAAAATTAGTTGAAGCCGTGATTAGCCTTGGCTTAGAACCAATTGTAGTGAATGGCCGTGTGGATGTTGCTTTCACAGTTGAAGCCATGA comes from Thermococcus litoralis DSM 5473 and encodes:
- a CDS encoding motility-associated ABC transporter substrate-binding family protein, with the protein product MKRVIALLISLLFLSNPVVAFDIFGDNIPPLVVEEDLIQGTILEPIIVHEGSPYSVEVLVADNSGIEKVSLLYKVNNGNWQEVQMKKESLLGGLEDLLNIFNVLPMTYSRYKGQIPSQQAGSEVWYKIIATDKSGNSFESVPRYYIVDNPQGKKVLIVDPSYPSWYGKSLVPWMQELLNNIEENYPLKSPIRARIQELLENMTLAKEYEGYLFPKHYWSVLAKDYQLKIITKFDFEQITSFEPKVVILSNIWLNPWELSLDEQNNLIRYLREHNGGLIVTHGSLHDSIIYESPEKQVEVGVPKHVGNLSVLYVNANLPQALLESKNLCDIVEAKKETLATVLGFKLAPLIEQAKKTLADGLYMAGQVEVATVVGSMPLFPVYAPFSGKLEVREAHPILSGLLTEFKIKIPSAYEKIGQNGYTLFGWQFVLPSEILYRSRERWRSIKSESQEFLNKLSEYQKRIIGKSSLKYQERALNGELIDSISKLQFGEKDFTIEILGNKKTIPAPKEILEKGRILKLAGELGLARAVAVSDDGRAGIVVRDEPYLECGIRTVYFSFEVEAGEDENSHKLLKNAVEWASSFEYKPALRSVVILANDIDWQLKGKTLAESLQKVGFQVIHVYAKDFDKYKTERLIIILGGPKAYDGVGEVVQEVLDEKEQEFVIEGKQRIFVKANVWTKPQLVIVIAGEDRYLTAGKIIEYLDSLDIDYYQLLYQLLNIPQIGTSGGENIISNQTMGKSRTIKVLIDASHNQYFNDQRLTGLINKIKEELGWSVDVNYQPITSSVLSNYNVLIIPNPKSDISNEEAQAIKEWIKNGGGLLIAGDWYKYVYYRSLNKVTEEFGIKFNDDELIDDEHNTGESYYPLIGEFNLEHPTTRFLSEDHQLYYCGDTLDISGSAVWLIRGYESSYAVSDAGVVSKGKGSKPIVAAAVEVGNGRVVAYGSSMALSDEQNGAYIKTNWPFIKGVLLWLAKKS
- a CDS encoding LEA type 2 family protein; its protein translation is MEKMKLTCGLVVVLLLSVAFAGCTQKGTSLNTSSTTTTQILEKPEIKLIKHKWREITHSTTEIITEITIYNPNAVPIPIENALVEVYMNDIKLGAGSSTIGEIKAKSESTIVISTKFDNSKIPEWWVSHIKNGEKSIMRIKGFLTFNLKVTKVQFPIEFSSPLKTSILAGLNSDTPQKVSIGPITLTIESIKSHWGDVTADYTEIITLATIYNDNLIPVPITKLRYLVEMNGIKIAEGSSNVATIIQPKSDATLTFVTKLDNRMLDEWWVSHIKNGERTKVRVILQPVIEVGGRELVFTLAESESEFTTNLLGG
- a CDS encoding integrase, whose amino-acid sequence is MPKAGSDNYVPSDEEVLNAYRKIKKEETKMIFKLLAFSEIRIVEASALVSNFEDSNLLNDK
- a CDS encoding IS6 family transposase, which translates into the protein MKSETIIYWVVSALKPFRRNKIPPEKKIRGVELYLQGLSYRQIARILRISHVTVWEAVQKLAEAVYKPKILAVKKQRNFIAVDETVIKINGKKRYLWAAIDVESKEVLAVWITTVRNWWVARDFILVVLKSCEGQPVFLVDRASWYKSAFKSLGLGYLHVTFGPRNSVERWFRTLKERTKRFWNNFRSEDWRRVHRFVFLFAFWYNFVRIHSRFGGPPGDFAEWLQEVIPQLS
- a CDS encoding DUF3467 domain-containing protein; protein product: MEDPNVEKKSNEVEIPKAPNFVERFVTSVVINHTPDELFIIEFLRPELSAYAEKNSGKILGHKGMLISDVRIYMTPKVAKRLLNALKENIAKYEEKFGPIILEEETKK
- a CDS encoding NYN domain-containing protein; this translates as MLMSKLIALLVNEPNVLLKKFDFNLGNILSAVKGLGRIIVGKVVLNHNAPLKLVEAVISLGLEPIVVNGRVDVAFTVEAMRLIYNPKINALALAIRDAHFLPILFEAKRVGKEVIVVGPREGLSEALQNAADKVITLGKA